atcaaatccatcttgagttaagaaatgtaggtttggcatttcccataccgagttgaaaatgtaggtatggtatttcaatgaggaaaaccatactgagttgtgaatcgtggcattgagcaacgacgtactcaatttcgtaagccgtttcctaatttgattataagaaataaaagagaagtgatccaaatgaaagagattgagtagttgttactgttgagctcaactatgtgaattattataacaatggttgtgaatcgcaggaaactttagtaaatgttttggtcttgtttggaaatattatgtttggtaagcattactattaacctatgaacttactaagcttcaataagcttacttgtgtgtgtttaatatttttatgtagattgacgtgaagtgaagtgggtagatcgaatcaacacaacaaagcacactatccagatcaattccggtagcttttgttttatgtttgaagatttatatggcatgtatagagtttgaatgaattgaagtaaagatgttataaactagttaacaatatttgtactaaaatagttttcggtaagtagcagtagtttgactttgaaaaatcactaaaaatagtaaaaatggaattaaataatgaataaattatggaatcgaatctcgatgagtctattttcatatggaagaagcaaaacaggtatatgagctatattttatgagatgtttaaatttttgtgaaacagggccagagcaatttctggatcccctgttctgactttggaaattcaccataaattttacaaagataattagaagtcatactttatatgtacagattccttattgagtctagttttagtatagacaaacggcatagtcattgaagctctgtacagagagatgtctgattcgtaatatacaaaggtcagagtagtcaaaccctgaaacaggggagattttaaataataaactgtactaattggcttgaccaaaaattctagaaaaaaattggtaagtagatatatgagtataaattcagagaaaatttatggatttggatttcgagttttataactcgagatatgaattatttagcaactatgacacagttggacagcttgtctggaaagtgtgatataaattgtttgaatttgtttaagtgctcaaatagtttagtaatgcctcgtgctcgactccggcgacggtctcgggtaaagggggcgttacataaaCTTCCAATTTCAAAACCCTTAGACTGAAAGCTTCATTCTTTCATCTATGGCGGTTTGGTGCATgggaaaaaagaagagaaaatgctttctctttctttccaccacatttgttttattttatattttatacattataacTTTAATTTATAAATTCTATATAATTATAAACTATAATCACCCTAACCGCCCACTTAAATTCCATAATGgtgtatttttcatttttaactttGATTTAATTACTACCTAATCCTTTAGTAAATAGAAGTCTAGAACAATTAATTTTAaccacttttataatttagtccctataccttAGTTAGtcatcaattcaataaaattatctATCCAAAATTTAATTCATCTATGTCATATCTCCGTAaccatttaataaaaatattttcgagctcgtttatagaaatgaggccctgatattttattttctaacacCACTGACTTTAGGCTCAATACACTTTTATCTTAACTAACTATCGAAATAACAAATTCGTCAGACCAAAattcaaattaatattataattaaatcgtaaatattaactaataaaatatacgAATTCTATCATCAAAGAACGTGATTCCGAAACtaccatttccgacaccattgACTTTCATATCGTTATAGTTATTGTCAAATCCGATTAGTTAAGAGTTATCTAGATATTTCAAGAAAGCTTGAGTTAAACTTGGGATGTGTTAATAATCGTAGGGGATATTGTTTCAATTTCTGCGAATATTTAATCCATTTAATTCAACCATGTACTTAAAATTAAGAACAAAGTGCTTAACTGGGTGACAAAGCGAATCATGAATGGCTCTTACCGCTTAGCTTAGTTGGGACGGTTACTATTATAACAAGTAAGAGGATATAAATTTGAAcatgtttaaatatatattatcctCTTGATTTAAATATTTGGAAGATTATAAAGTGTAAAAGATAATACTTGAACTCAAATAACAATCTTCTCCTGTAAAAAAttggaaaatattttcttttacataCCCACATGGTGTCATATAATCTAATAGTAGTGTGATGTAGTAGTGTCTTTTACGTGCCTTCCAACCAATGAAACACGATTGATTATTTGATTTACGGCAGCATTACAAGTTCAATTCCTTTTTTTGGAGAAGGTGAATTAGTGACCATGTCCGTACATACCATCACAGACCATAACCAGTCTGCAATCACGTGGCCGATCACTGAacttaagagaaaaaaaaaaaaaggaaacccAGCCATGGCCATTATTGCACATTTCAATCTCTTTCTTtataagaagaaaaaaagaaaggacTCTTGTTTTGACAAGTCCGGTTCTGGGTGTCTTTGGAACTTGAAATAGAGAAGACGTGATTGTCAGACACGCGATCATGTTGTGCGTGCCCTTCCCCCTTTTTTTCTCTCTGTGTTTTTTCTTTCTCGTTTTAAATGATTTGTTGTGTCTCAGTTGCCGATGATGATTTCTGTACATCTTATGCAAACAGACGTCTGTTATTATTGCCATCGATTTGGCCACTTCTTTTGCAAACAAGTGCAACGACTTTCATATGCTTTTGTTAAGTTACACATCCCATAAAGATTTCTGGTTCATAGTTGCATGATTAAACTTTGAAAAACGAAAAAAACACTTGAACCCGAGTTTTGACCCGGCTTAACAATGGCATGCACGTGAGAAACAACTATTTGGCTTTCACATTGCTTATATGCAATTATATATCTGATTGAATCCTGCTGGTGTCTTAATATTATGGACTTTTTCACATAGTAGTGTAAATTTTACTGTGGTTTTCCTGTCAAAAGAATGGGTGAAGATGATTTGAACTTTGTTAGAGAACTTTCTTTTcaaccattattattatttttaattggtgATTCTTAAGCTTTGGAATTCAGaaactttattattttataaaaaaattaattaccaACGTTACCAATCACTCATGCAGAAGCAGAAGTACttgaaagtaaaaattttaagCAATGACTGGCAGGCTGGCTCTCTGTTCTACTCTGCAGCAGTTGTGAACCAAACTCGATGGAAATCCCTCCTTTCCCTTTCACTGACCCACTATCCCTTTCTCTTCTTCTCTGAGACTGAGACTGAGACTGATACCCTGAGAGGGTCCCCTGATAGATACCTCCCTAATCCCTAGTGTTTCAGCCTCCCCGAAGACTGTGGTATTTGCTCTCTACACTTGGCAAAATCCCTCATCTGATTAGGACACCCCCACTTTCCCTCTACAACCTATCCAAATCATTGCCTGTTTCTGCACCAGCTTGACCCCAAAGGCCAAAAACCATAGACGAAATTACCTTTGCCAAACTGACCTTTGTGTTCAATGTTCATTGGTAAGTTGGAGAGTGGGGTAAGCAATTGTCGGGCAATTAGACTTATATATCACCTGGGTTTGGCTAACTTTTGTGTTTATCTTAGCAAACTTACAAAAACCCAAAGTGTCATTGATCTTGTTGATAAGATATCTGCATTCTAACTTGAAGTGAACTTGGGAAACTCTCGGGGGCATTCAAGCAGCTCAAAGCTAGACCATCAAATCCTAGAGGTCTAAGTCTAACTTCAATTTGTCGAAGAGTCAAGGGAAAAACTCTTGAAATAtataaaagagagaaaaaaaatcccATTTTAATTATGTGATGTGAGGCTTGGTTGATATTGCAAGAGCCCCCACTTGGATAAGTTCCTACTTCACTATTTGgagaaaactttaaaattttgttacaacttatttggaaattttatgaataaatggttttgaagaaagagATTTGGTAAAAATGGAGGACCAGGGTGACTCAATTGCAATGAGTTATCTTGTTTTGATTTCCATATcttttaaatatttgtatatgATACAGAAGTATGAAATATTTGACATTACCAAAACAAATATAatgattaaaaaaattgaatatatttGTGTTAGACTTACACATGAATTTAAATAAAtaccaaataaaatattatttatacatGAATAGAAAGGCGATAGAAATGGGTAATTCACTTTTGTTTAGAATAGAACGAAGAGCTGTCAGATAGGGTAGTCAGATAAATAGATTACTTAAGTTTTTCCTTAAGAACTAAGCCTTACATATTTGTTATCTCTAGTTTTGAGATGTCATGTGTTAAGTTATTATTAACGGGCTAAGGATAAGTgttcttaagcttaagtaaaatgACACTATAAAATAATAGTTGAAATCTGATATGGCGGTTAATGAGTCGGTGTTGGGCAAATTGCAAACTGAAAGGCTGTTTCGAGTATCTTCGAAAATCTATATGTACTGTTCGGGGACTTAACCGTCCAGGCAACCACAGCGAAGTGTAATAATAGATCTATAGTAAGATATTTGAATCAGATAATCCTCAAATAATTGTTTCATACAGTTGGCAGACAAAGTTATAGTTCATAGTATTATATTCCTCTCCACCAGACCCTTGATTTCAAACAAGAATAGAATTTCTTTTTCCAATGTTTACCCTGAATTTATTCCATGTTTCCTATGTATATTACTTCTATTTCGAAACAGAATAATTCCACATAAATCTAGATTATTATCACAAAAGCTTGAAGAGATAGGGAAGATAGACTACATACAAAAGGGGTAAAGAGGATGATTCAATGGTGGAAAATTGTCTCTATGGAACCTGCAGTCAATTCAAGGTTCATTAACAATTTTCAAGATGATCTCTAAAATGGTTTTGATTCAAAAGATGAGAGCCTTTTTTTCTAATAACATAATAGAGACTATCTTGCCTGCAAAGACCTAGAGAATATTTGTAAAGGGTGATGAAGGCATCTTCACTTTAAGTTTAAAACTTGATGCCTAAAACTTTAGCTTCTTTAGTGACATGGATTCTGTGGACTGAAACCTGTTCTACATAAAGATGAAAATGACATCTTTTCTTCCCATTAAGAAAACAGTTCAGCAATCCAGGAATTTTTCCACACTGTTCCATGAAATCCATAAGTAGCACTAACAAAATCCTTGAATTTATACTAGAATATTACACATCCATgatatgaataaataaaaaagagaaaaaaataaaatatatatatttaaaatgttacttATGATGAAAAACTTGTGAacattttcttaaaaaataaataagttaTCTGATGATATTCCATGGATTGATGGAAGAAGAGTCCTCACATAAACCTTGCTCAAATGAATTTCAAATTCTTGGCTAGATACCAGGTGAACTCTGAAGGCCTTAAGTGCCCAAGAAATAAACATTTTCACTGCTTTTGCTTGGCTTGGAGCAAAGGACAGGGCAAATGTTGCTTGAATTAGAGCAACATTTCTGAAGATCCCATGAGTTTTAAGAAATGCAGACTGCCATCACTTGCAAAATGTTTGTAATATACCCTCTGACCCCAATATCAATGATTATCTTGTGCAAACTGTAAGCAgcttatttcatgatttaagtCACATATAGAGATGTCATCTCATTTTAACTATGAAATTTGTTCAAGCACCAGCAGCACCATCTTGCATGATCTGTTGGATCTGCTCCATGCCCTCGACTTCATAACTTCATCTGCGCAAAAATCAAGTACTAATGGTTGCATGAAGTCATTTGTTAACTACTGATTAGAACCTTGCTGCTGTTAAATTCAGCATTCAATCAGGAGAAAGAGGCCAAAACCTGCATGAAGCAACGAAATTGAATCTTCATTTCGTGTTAGTCCTCTAGATCTAGAAGAGAACCTAACTCCTGGACAGAAATATCCACTCTAGAAGCTAGTAAATCCAACATGCCATATATTTCTTCACCCTCAGGGTAAGATCGTTCACCAGCAACAAATGCAGAAACCCGATCCTTAACCTTGATCCAGGACCATCCTGGCTCCTTCATGACCCCTTTTGTCCTCATCATCTTCCTAACATCTGCTGCTTCTCTCCATTTTCCTTTGGCGGAATAAATATTAGCAAGGGTGATATGCGTCCCTGCACAATTCGGATCCATTTCAAGAAGTTTCTCTGCAGCACGTTCTCCACAATCAACATTGCCTTGGACTCTACATGCTCTAAGAAGTGTTGACCAAACAACATCATCTCTATGAAATGGCATGCTTTTAATCATTTCCTCTGCTTCAGTTAGTCGCCCAGCTCGGCAGAGTAGATCGATCATACAGCCATAATGTTCTTTTGAAGGTCTTATTTGGTACTTACTACTCATTAAATTGAAGTAGTGGAAACCAAGACCAGCTAGTCCTGCATGACTACAAGCAGTAAGGAGACCAATGAAGGTCACCGAGTCTGGCTTCAAACCAACCTTGGAAAGCATCTTGAACAAATTAATAGTTTCATGTATATATCCATGATCAGCGTATCCATTAATCATGGCTGTCCATGTGACAATATTATAATTCTCAGCCTCGTTGAAGACTTTTTCAGCATCTTTAATACACCCACATTTTGAGTACATATTAACTAAAGCACTCTGTATCATTTCCTCTTGTTCTAACCCAATGGAAAGAACGTGAGCATGAAGCTGCCTCCCTTGCTCCAGAATCGCCATATTTCCGCAGACACTCAGCACACTAGCAAAAGCGAATTGTGTCGGCTTTGGCCCTTCCTTTCTCATCCACGACAAATGCTCAAAAGCTTCTTCCCCATAGCCTCCTTGAGAATACACTGCAATTATAGTGCTCCAGGAAATGGTATCCCTTCTTGACATTCCATGGAACACCATTGCAGCAGAAGATATCTGTCCACATTTCGAATACATGGTCATGAGGGAATTAGCGACTGATAAAGTATCTGCAAGACCGCTACGCAAAACATGGGCATGTAATTGCTCACCCCAACTAATTCTCACAAGACCAGAACAACTGGCAATAACAGCAGCGAAAGTAAACTCATTTGGACTCACACCTGCTTCTTGCATCCTTGTAAACGCCTCAATGGCATTCACATCTTCTCTCATCTGAACATAGGTCGTAATAATAGATGTCCATGAAACCACATCTCGTGTATTCATTTTGTCAAACAAACGCAAACCATAATCTAGTTTGCCACATTTGTTATACATGGTAGAAAGAGAATTAGCCACATATGAAGTATCATTAAAACCTCTCTTTACAGTATGAGTATGAATCTCCCTACCAAAATTCAAAGCACCTAAACAAGCACAAGCCTTCAACACAATAGCTAATGTATAAGAATCATATTCCACTCCAGATTTTCTCATTTCAGATAAGTAAACCAAACCCTTCTTATAATACCCACCATGAACAAGCCCTGTAATGATAGCGGTCCATGAAACCACGCTTTTTATAGGCATCTCATCAAACACTATGATCCCCAGCTCAATTTTGCCAAATTTTGCGTACATATCTAAAAGGGCACTCCCCGCGAAAACTGAGTTAATAAAACCAGATTTAACTAAATAGCCATGAAGCAATTCTccaaaattcaaattaaattccAGTGCACAAGCTTTGAGTGCAATGCTAAGACAGAAGGGGTCCATGGAAAGCCCGGGTGAGAGCCACATTTTGGAGAACAAAAGTAATGCTTCACTTGATTTCATGGCCCTGACGTAACCAGAAATTATGGTTGTCCATGAAATTTCGTCTCTTTGAGGCATTACATCGAACATTTGACGAGCTTCGTGTAGATCACCCGTTTTGACTAGATTTTTGAGAAGAGAGTTGAGTTCGAGCATGTTTATAGCGTTGGGAACATGTTGTTTGCGAAAGGAGTTGATTGAGGTTGTTTGTGAAACAAGGATGTCTTTGTTTCCAATGAAAGCAATGTTTGGAACTGTACATACTTTTCTGAGATTGTGAACTCTGATCGTTGATACCATGTTTCTGTCGGAAGAAGTGGCAAAGCAGGCTTGACCCAATAAAGCTTGAAGTGTTGTCTGAGGTATACTTGGACCAATGACGGAACTTAGCCCATAACTATTAGGCTAGAGATATGCATGTGTCCTAGAATTTTAAGTGGTTAAAGTACGGGTTTTCTCCTCCAATTATAATCAAATTTcacttttaaattaatattattaccTTCATTAATTAATACGTTAAAGTTTATCAATGAAAAACCTGATAACTATGTgatatt
This is a stretch of genomic DNA from Gossypium arboreum isolate Shixiya-1 chromosome 11, ASM2569848v2, whole genome shotgun sequence. It encodes these proteins:
- the LOC108472926 gene encoding putative pentatricopeptide repeat-containing protein At3g47840, with amino-acid sequence MVSTIRVHNLRKVCTVPNIAFIGNKDILVSQTTSINSFRKQHVPNAINMLELNSLLKNLVKTGDLHEARQMFDVMPQRDEISWTTIISGYVRAMKSSEALLLFSKMWLSPGLSMDPFCLSIALKACALEFNLNFGELLHGYLVKSGFINSVFAGSALLDMYAKFGKIELGIIVFDEMPIKSVVSWTAIITGLVHGGYYKKGLVYLSEMRKSGVEYDSYTLAIVLKACACLGALNFGREIHTHTVKRGFNDTSYVANSLSTMYNKCGKLDYGLRLFDKMNTRDVVSWTSIITTYVQMREDVNAIEAFTRMQEAGVSPNEFTFAAVIASCSGLVRISWGEQLHAHVLRSGLADTLSVANSLMTMYSKCGQISSAAMVFHGMSRRDTISWSTIIAVYSQGGYGEEAFEHLSWMRKEGPKPTQFAFASVLSVCGNMAILEQGRQLHAHVLSIGLEQEEMIQSALVNMYSKCGCIKDAEKVFNEAENYNIVTWTAMINGYADHGYIHETINLFKMLSKVGLKPDSVTFIGLLTACSHAGLAGLGFHYFNLMSSKYQIRPSKEHYGCMIDLLCRAGRLTEAEEMIKSMPFHRDDVVWSTLLRACRVQGNVDCGERAAEKLLEMDPNCAGTHITLANIYSAKGKWREAADVRKMMRTKGVMKEPGWSWIKVKDRVSAFVAGERSYPEGEEIYGMLDLLASRVDISVQELGSLLDLED